acattttgaagtgACAATcagtaaattatttcttaagaaatttgttttaagtttactttattttatgccTTTTGCAAACtcagatatttattacaatatcattataaattaatgaaataataaaagtagcaaTGTctgaaaaactaataatattaaaaaactgagCATGttcagaacaaaataaaaatatcaaaatcgtGTATCAGAACACcactattatattgaaaatatatctaaatCCACTATGCTGAATTCAAGATGGCggccaaaaatattaatttgaagtaTTCGCTACTCAAATTATTGATAGTAGTCCTGAGTTGATATCTGAAGACATATGGCAAATGGAAATAAATGGAGGGAAACATTCAAAACTCACACTGCATGTGTGACATTTCAGAAACTTTTGACTCTACATTGTGTATATAtactgctttaaaaataaaacatagtgtaTATTTCTTTTCTAAATCACAGTTACTTGAGTATTGAAGTAAGGGATGCGTACACGTAGTAACAACCTTATAACCCTACAAAATACATCAACCTATGTTACTTTGTACTATAACAGTATTCAGTTTAAAGTTCTACATAAAGTacctatataaatatacaataatataactaaatacaaattcgatCTGCTTTTATTAAACACTATCCTTTTTTACTAAAGGTAAagattgtttttctttaatatttttagttacttcaTTTGTATCATAGTTAGTGAGGTCTTCTTTGTTTAAAAGCTTCAAGATAACATTTGGAGGTTTGCCCTTCGTTTCAGGTAGATACAAagagaaaaaaatagaaaatactaaGCAGCTGAAACTGAAAAACCAAAAACATCCTTGGGGTGTTAACAATGATTTCATAGTTGGAAATAATTTAACAGTTGTAAAAGCCATTATACCTGTGAGAAGCTGCAGCTGTGATATGGCAAGACCCTTAATTTCTGGTGGGAAAATTTCAGCCATTATTATGAAAGGAACTGGACCCACACCGACAGCATATGCGATGACATGGAGGGAAAGTGATACGATAGGAATTCCCCTCAATATTGGATTCATCGGCTGGTTGTCAAGGAAAAATAAGTAGCTTCCAAGCACTAATAGTGACACAGTCATCATCAAAAGAGAACCTACCAGAAGAACTTTCCTGCCCAGCCGATCAACCAGCACAGAACAGAAACAGGTAAAAATTAACTGCATAGATCCCATGATAATAGCTGACTGATATGCAGTTAGTGAAGTGCCGcacatattaaaaatactgacagcaaaatttaaaataggaaatatgCCACTACCCTGGACTGCAATCTTCAAAGCTATTCCGATAATTAATGCTTTGGTTGTCCCTGTAGTAGCCACAAGTGATTTTAAGGATGGTTTTTTGTATTGATTTCtcgaaatagttttatattttgtaagaacCTTTTCAGTTTCATTCTCATCCCCTCCTCGATACCACAAAAGTGATTGTTCTGCTTTGTTAGTCTGGCCATTTTTCCAGTAGAACATTGGAGTTTCTGGCAGCCAGATAAATGTCAACACAAAGATAATTGGCACAGTCATGCAACATATTGCTACCTGATTGTATTTCAAATAAGTTCCTATTACATATGAAAAAAGAATACCTACGTTAATACACAACATCAAGAAAGAGCCAAAAAATCCTCTAAGGTCATCTTGAGcgatttctgaaataaaaattggcGCATTAACTATTGCTCCGCTGTTGCCAATTCCAGCAACTATCCTTGCTATAATCAGCCAGGTAGCATTCTGGGCTGCCAGGATCAGAGTCCAGCTAGCAATGTATGGAATGGCCACTAGACTAGCAGCTGTTTTTCTCCCCATACGATCTGCAGCAATTCCCCAGAAGAAGGTGCCAATGACGGAACCAATGAAGTTTATAGATCCGAGCCAAGCGATGGTGCCCTCAGACATAGGTTGAGTTCCGACA
This Homalodisca vitripennis isolate AUS2020 chromosome 3, UT_GWSS_2.1, whole genome shotgun sequence DNA region includes the following protein-coding sequences:
- the LOC124356879 gene encoding facilitated trehalose transporter Tret1-like, with the protein product MQPLLTSPHPPVGTQPMSEGTIAWLGSINFIGSVIGTFFWGIAADRMGRKTAASLVAIPYIASWTLILAAQNATWLIIARIVAGIGNSGAIVNAPIFISEIAQDDLRGFFGSFLMLCINVGILFSYVIGTYLKYNQVAICCMTVPIIFVLTFIWLPETPMFYWKNGQTNKAEQSLLWYRGGDENETEKVLTKYKTISRNQYKKPSLKSLVATTGTTKALIIGIALKIAVQGSGIFPILNFAVSIFNMCGTSLTAYQSAIIMGSMQLIFTCFCSVLVDRLGRKVLLVGSLLMMTVSLLVLGSYLFFLDNQPMNPILRGIPIVSLSLHVIAYAVGVGPVPFIIMAEIFPPEIKGLAISQLQLLTGIMAFTTVKLFPTMKSLLTPQGCFWFFSFSCLVFSIFFSLYLPETKGKPPNVILKLLNKEDLTNYDTNEVTKNIKEKQSLPLVKKDSV